The genome window ttagcatatgaagaAGCTTCCACctagtgaagtaatcaatgaccacaaagatgaaacgatgcccattaaAAGCTTTCGGTGATATTGGCCCgatgacatccataccccacatggagaaagacCATGGAAAAGTGAAGGAGGTGCGTGtattttgtctccataaatttggcatttatggcacttattggcataattgatgcaatcttcttccatggtggaccagtagtaccagaatctcataatctgtctagccattCTGAAACCATTGGCATGCATTCTGCagataccctcatggacttcctccAAGATTTTTTTAGCCTCCACAACGTCCACGCTTCTTAATAGTACCTGATCCTTTCcccttttatataaaatctctCCATGTAACACATAGTCAATGGCTAGTCTCCTCAATGTCTTATTATCATTCTTCGTTGCCTGATCAGGGTACTTGTGATTCTTCACATATCGTAGTATATCTTGGTACCAAGGATGGTCATCCTTTTCCTCTTCCTCGATACTGTAGCAATGAGCCGGAGTCTCATAAATGCTCATTTGGATAGGCTTTATAATGTCTAGTTTGTTCACTTTGATTATGGAAGCTAGAGTAGCCAACATGTtagccatctgattttcatTTCGTGAGAGATAGCAGAAagtaatgtcatcaaactcgtCAATCAATTTAAGAACCAGCTTTCGATAACTAATCAAGTTGGGATCTTTTGTTTCCCATTCctctttgagttggtatatcgCTAATGCAGAATCCCCATATACCTTTAATACTTTGATTTTACGTTTTATGGCTGCACGGATGCCCATGatgcatgcttcatattctgttATATTGTgtgtgcaatcaaaatccaatttgctaGCAATAGGATAATGATCTCTGTTTGTGGATACTAAaactgccccaattccattgccCATAGCATTTGAAGTTGTATCAAAGTTTAGCTTCCAAATGTGACCCACTTGAGAATTTTCTTTAGtggttgccacatacatcaggTCATCGTTTgggaaatcaaagttcaaaggctcGTAATCCTCCAAggctctactagctagaaagtctactattgcactccctttcacGGCCTTCTGGCTCACAtaaactatgtcaaattcaaaaagaaaaatctgcCATTTAGCCATCCTCCCATTCAAAGCAGccgactccatcatatactttaaagggtctaactttgaaattagccaagtcgtatagTAAAACATGTATTGCCTCAGTCTCCGAGTTGTCCAGATCAGGGCGCAGCATAATTTCTCAATAGGCGAGTATCTCATTTCATAGtaagtgaatttcttactgagatagtatatcgtcctttctttctttcctgtctcatcatgttggcTTAGCACACATCCGATGGAATTATCAAACACTGTTAAATACAATATCAGTGGCCTatctgggctaggtggtgacagcactgGAGTATTAGACAAGTACTGTTTTATCTTGTCGAAAGCTTCCTGACATTCTtcatcccatacacctggattatgtttctttagaagacgaaatatggggtcacatttgtcggttagttgtgaaatgaactgGGCAATAtaattcagtcttcctaagaaacctaACTTCCTTCTGAGTGCGTGGTGAAGGTAAATCTCATATCaccttgactttgtctgggtcgATCTCGATTCTTTtttcactgactatgaagcctaaTAGTTTTCCTGACCTAGCTCTAAAAGTGCATTTTGCTGGATTGAGCTTGAGCTGGAACTTTCTcaatcttaagaacaattttctcaagacctgcacatgttccttttctgttctggattttgcaatcatatcgtcGACGTAAACCTCAATttccttgtgcatcatgtcatgaaataaggctaccatggctctttgatatgttgatactgcattctttaatccgaatggTATCACTTTATAGTAAAATGTTCCCCACAAGGTTATGAATGTggtctttcccatatcttcgggatgtatctttatctgattgtatccGGAGAAGCCGTCCATAAAGAAAAACAGTGAGTAGCCTACCGTATTATGCACTAAAGTATCAATGTGAGGTAATGGGAAATTGTCTTTTGGGCTGGCCTTGTTCAAATCCATGTAATCCACACATATTCgtactttctcatattttttagGGACTAAgacgatgttggctacccattctgaatatTTGACCGCTTGTAAGAACCCAGcatcaaatttctttttgacttcttcatttatttttagcACAATATCAGGTATCATCATCTGGAGTTTCTGCTGAACTGGCTTGCAATCTTCTTTTATAGGAAGGCGGTGTACTACAATGTCAGTGCTTAACCCGGGCAGATCCTAGTATAACCATGCGAAggcatctttgaattcttggagtaactcaatgaggtctcgcTTCGTCTTTGTGGTAATGTCAATTTTAATCTTCACCTCTTTTCCCTtttccaagctcacaatttccattgattccttgtgaggtagaatttatttttctcctgttctaccatcctcaacaagtccggagataagcCACAGTCTacatcatcttcaaagtcatgagatccctctaaacacatgtcttgttcaaaaggaaattctgagtTTATAGCAGCAccactcatgtcgttgatatccaaggacctattgtaggtataaaagaatatacaaagaatgtatgaatgtaagaataattatttgtacagtataattatgaatgtaatgaaagaatggtttggaagaaaatccccaaaagaatgaaagaataattactcgtatggaaagaatgaaagaatatttgctcaaaatgaagcaaagatgtacttcattaaaataatgatgtttggacatgagcctatttcacagaGGGATTCTTATCACTTCTAGGATAAAAGCAACAAgtatgttctgaacattactctgagtaagctctaaaaactacagaaATTTCTTCTACATTCCAATTGTTTAGCACACTCCCTGGTtcataagggcggatatctaac of Gossypium raimondii isolate GPD5lz chromosome 3, ASM2569854v1, whole genome shotgun sequence contains these proteins:
- the LOC105795850 gene encoding uncharacterized protein LOC105795850, with product MESAALNGRMAKWQIFLFEFDIVYVSQKAVKGSAIVDFLASRALEDYEPLNFDFPNDDLMYVATTKENSQVGHIWKLNFDTTSNAMGNGIGAVLVSTNRDHYPIASKLDFDCTHNITEYEACIMGIRAAIKRKIKVLKVYGDSALAIYQLKEEWETKDPNLISYRKLVLKLIDEFDDITFCYLSRNENQMANMLATLASIIKVNKLDIIKPIQMSIYETPAHCYSIEEEEKDDHPWYQDILRYVKNHKYPDQATKNDNKTLRRLAIDYVLHGEILYKRGKDQNG